The Enterococcus sp. 7F3_DIV0205 genome has a window encoding:
- a CDS encoding DUF1310 family protein: MKSKQLKYLVVVIVTIMVIGIGIGGKIYMDRKTLKDEMLKIVTDNKDIVEKELKAQDTSNRIHKIDIDYSTIKHNPMGGIMFEGYINGEKKLAFSTGLNKYVMSETGEYSDVQSTGVDITKELDHYLSGGRLNDR; encoded by the coding sequence ATGAAAAGTAAGCAGCTAAAATATTTAGTAGTAGTAATAGTGACAATTATGGTAATAGGAATCGGAATCGGAGGAAAGATTTATATGGATAGAAAAACTTTAAAGGATGAGATGTTGAAAATTGTAACTGATAATAAAGACATAGTAGAAAAAGAATTAAAAGCGCAAGATACATCCAATAGGATCCATAAAATCGACATTGATTATTCTACGATAAAGCACAATCCAATGGGAGGAATAATGTTTGAAGGATATATTAATGGTGAAAAAAAATTAGCATTTTCAACTGGCTTGAATAAATATGTTATGTCAGAAACTGGAGAATACAGTGATGTTCAATCTACAGGTGTAGATATAACAAAAGAATTAGATCATTATTTATCAGGAGGTCGTTTAAATGACAGGTAA
- a CDS encoding DUF1310 family protein produces MKKKHKMLLVITIILIIILAIGGKTYLDEKSFNDEMMKAVKSNEAKKVYERTIKNNDPKAFTTAGVIQSYEVDYDTVKHNPMGGIMVDLIVNGNKNLIIDVILDKNNEGILKSSTGGTSSELDDLLTNEKVDDE; encoded by the coding sequence ATGAAAAAGAAACATAAAATGTTATTAGTTATAACAATAATTTTAATAATAATCTTAGCTATAGGAGGAAAAACATATCTGGATGAAAAGTCCTTTAACGATGAAATGATGAAGGCTGTAAAGAGTAATGAAGCAAAGAAAGTTTATGAGAGAACTATAAAAAATAATGATCCTAAAGCTTTTACTACTGCTGGAGTTATTCAATCTTATGAAGTTGATTATGATACTGTCAAACATAATCCGATGGGAGGAATTATGGTAGATTTGATTGTTAACGGCAATAAAAATTTGATAATAGACGTAATTTTAGATAAAAACAATGAAGGTATTTTAAAAAGTAGTACCGGTGGTACATCTTCTGAATTAGATGACTTGTTAACTAATGAGAAGGTAGATGATGAGTAA
- a CDS encoding transporter substrate-binding domain-containing protein yields MKKVFASFSIVVLILVLVACGGKKDETAGKDKSWKKVEEAKKLTVATSGTLFPSSYYNDKNELTGYDVDVITEVAKRLDLDVEFKEYNVDGQITSVDKGESDLAANDFGLSGDRGKKFILSSPIKYSFDSMIVRKSDDSGIASLEDLKGKKAAGEPNTNYMKIAEKYGAKLVTYDNATNDQYLTDVANGRTDVILNDYYLQKMSVGALPDIPVKILEGVYFNANSTGFLMKKDNVALSEKIDETLKEMQNDGAMKKISEKYFQTDVSVEPKEKVTESVSAE; encoded by the coding sequence ATGAAGAAAGTATTTGCTAGTTTTAGTATTGTTGTATTGATTTTAGTGTTAGTGGCGTGTGGCGGGAAAAAAGACGAGACAGCTGGAAAAGATAAAAGTTGGAAAAAAGTCGAAGAAGCGAAGAAATTAACGGTTGCTACATCAGGAACCCTGTTCCCATCCTCTTATTATAATGATAAAAATGAATTAACGGGTTATGATGTGGATGTCATCACAGAAGTTGCCAAACGATTAGATCTTGATGTTGAATTTAAAGAATACAATGTCGATGGTCAAATTACGTCTGTAGATAAAGGTGAATCAGATTTAGCAGCGAATGATTTTGGTCTGTCTGGAGATAGAGGGAAGAAATTTATCTTATCTTCACCGATCAAGTATTCTTTTGACAGTATGATCGTTAGAAAAAGTGATGACTCTGGGATTGCTTCTCTTGAGGATTTAAAAGGAAAGAAAGCAGCAGGTGAGCCAAATACAAATTATATGAAAATCGCTGAAAAATATGGCGCAAAATTGGTAACTTATGATAATGCGACGAATGATCAATATTTGACAGATGTAGCGAATGGTCGAACAGATGTTATTTTAAATGATTATTATTTACAAAAAATGTCAGTAGGTGCATTGCCGGATATTCCAGTCAAAATTTTAGAAGGTGTCTATTTTAATGCGAACTCTACTGGATTTTTAATGAAAAAAGACAATGTGGCATTAAGTGAAAAAATTGATGAAACACTAAAAGAAATGCAAAACGATGGAGCAATGAAAAAAATCTCTGAGAAGTATTTCCAAACAGATGTTTCAGTTGAACCAAAAGAAAAAGTGACAGAAAGTGTTTCAGCAGAATAG
- a CDS encoding GNAT family N-acetyltransferase, whose protein sequence is MIVKQLDKMNIKQATELYISVFSGEPWHDEYDSFEEVEQFIQNFMTSETYLNFVALENEEIIGLCLGMKKPWIKGIEYYIDEFCIKRERQGSGLGSTFLAKIENDISLLGMNGLILNTEASFESTNFYLKNGFHKLSDLIVLGK, encoded by the coding sequence ATGATTGTAAAACAATTAGACAAAATGAACATAAAACAAGCGACAGAACTTTATATTTCTGTATTTTCAGGAGAACCATGGCATGATGAATATGACTCTTTTGAAGAGGTAGAACAATTCATACAAAATTTTATGACTAGTGAAACGTATTTGAATTTTGTTGCACTAGAAAATGAAGAAATAATAGGATTATGTCTAGGAATGAAAAAGCCTTGGATCAAAGGAATCGAGTATTACATTGATGAATTTTGTATTAAAAGAGAGCGACAAGGTTCAGGTTTGGGGAGTACTTTCCTAGCTAAGATAGAAAATGATATTTCTTTATTAGGGATGAATGGGTTGATCTTAAATACGGAAGCAAGTTTTGAGTCCACTAATTTTTATCTTAAAAATGGTTTTCATAAGCTGTCTGATTTAATTGTGTTAGGAAAATAG
- a CDS encoding DUF2087 domain-containing protein yields MEKRFFDEDGILKVIPKKNKMKMEIFNILISNFEEGITYSENEVNHILKGFYHDYAILRRYLVDYGLLSRDDYGTKYTKVCDKEDIP; encoded by the coding sequence ATGGAAAAGAGATTTTTTGATGAAGATGGAATCCTAAAAGTAATACCCAAAAAGAATAAAATGAAAATGGAAATATTTAATATTCTTATTAGTAATTTTGAAGAAGGAATTACTTACTCAGAAAATGAAGTGAATCATATTCTTAAAGGTTTTTATCATGATTATGCCATATTAAGAAGATATTTAGTTGACTACGGCTTGTTATCAAGAGATGACTATGGAACAAAGTATACAAAGGTTTGCGATAAAGAGGATATACCTTAA
- a CDS encoding PTS sugar transporter subunit IIB — protein MFVYICCAGGMTSSMFCQKIAKAANPEEVYFGHLHDLIADFQHLSETYPTLIAYGGEGEINQLTLEPTFKPYVDRVLVCPQVRYKTASLQKLLKTIDIPCADIDMKTFGNMNGEKALKDILDFQKES, from the coding sequence ATGTTCGTTTATATTTGCTGTGCTGGTGGGATGACTTCCAGTATGTTTTGTCAAAAAATTGCGAAAGCGGCCAATCCTGAGGAAGTTTATTTTGGGCATCTTCATGATTTAATTGCTGACTTTCAACACTTATCTGAAACATACCCGACACTTATTGCATACGGTGGCGAAGGGGAGATCAATCAGCTAACACTTGAACCAACCTTTAAACCCTATGTTGATCGTGTACTAGTTTGCCCCCAAGTTCGATATAAAACAGCAAGTTTGCAAAAGCTTCTGAAGACTATCGATATTCCTTGTGCAGATATCGATATGAAGACATTCGGGAATATGAATGGAGAAAAAGCGTTAAAAGATATTTTGGATTTTCAGAAAGAATCTTAG
- a CDS encoding GFA family protein, with protein MDRYKGACFCEAVQFELNLKNLDLTICHCSMCRKLTGSTGFASLEAGESLHLMNTDGLSILDSSTVGERAFCNKCGTSLFYRFKSSNEYFVPPAIISDLPEENIKLIEEIFYDNKPCYYEFSNNTIKKNEADFQ; from the coding sequence ATGGATCGTTATAAAGGGGCGTGTTTTTGTGAAGCTGTCCAATTTGAACTGAACTTAAAAAATTTGGATTTAACGATTTGTCACTGTTCCATGTGTAGAAAACTGACTGGTTCTACAGGTTTCGCCAGTTTAGAAGCAGGAGAAAGTCTTCATTTAATGAATACAGATGGCCTATCTATCTTAGATTCTTCTACGGTAGGAGAACGCGCTTTTTGCAATAAATGTGGGACGAGCTTATTCTATCGATTTAAATCTTCAAACGAATATTTTGTACCGCCAGCAATCATTTCTGATTTGCCTGAAGAAAATATTAAGTTGATTGAAGAAATATTTTATGATAATAAACCGTGTTACTATGAATTTTCAAATAATACAATCAAGAAAAATGAAGCAGATTTTCAATAA
- a CDS encoding amidase, whose amino-acid sequence MKDGLYYATQFREKKLSVTEWIDERAQQVKKLNPELNAFVDWDVESAKKQYETKGAETGPFFGLPIPLKMLGQDKAGMKSTSGSRLFTENRAASTDNFVKGLERLGLIPLGKTNAPEFGFKNISDPTIYGPARNPWNLEYSPGGSSGGAAAAVASGLFPIAGASDGGGSIRIPASFSGLIGLKPTRGSMPVGPDGWRGWQGASIDFALTVSMRDTETLFYHLRGTEKAAPYQAPKAEWNHQSAADKKVLKIAFLTESPVETPVSKEAIKATRNAAKFLEQQGHEVTEIPYPVNGRQLIDSYYLMNGAETAAMFEGIQQVIQRPVTKTDMELMTWGIYQYGLQIPASQYTRSLQLWDQAAYKMEQLFEEYDVLLTPSTADTAPKIDAELQSDQIREDLGQAEALSILQLKDLIYDMFEKSLTITPFTQLANLTGQPAISLPTHVAESGLPLGIQFMASKGREDILFQVGKLFEQEQKFLLPNYYRES is encoded by the coding sequence ATGAAAGACGGCTTGTACTACGCAACACAATTTCGCGAGAAAAAACTAAGCGTAACAGAATGGATCGATGAGCGAGCGCAACAAGTAAAAAAGCTAAATCCTGAATTGAATGCATTTGTGGATTGGGATGTTGAATCAGCGAAAAAACAATACGAAACAAAAGGAGCAGAAACTGGTCCTTTTTTTGGCTTGCCTATTCCTTTGAAGATGTTAGGACAAGATAAAGCAGGCATGAAATCAACGTCTGGTTCTCGTTTATTCACAGAAAATCGTGCTGCTTCTACGGATAATTTTGTAAAAGGCTTAGAGCGATTAGGCTTGATTCCATTAGGGAAAACCAATGCGCCTGAGTTTGGATTTAAAAATATTTCAGATCCAACGATTTATGGCCCCGCTAGAAATCCGTGGAATCTTGAGTATTCGCCTGGTGGTTCTAGTGGCGGTGCGGCAGCGGCGGTTGCTAGTGGTTTGTTTCCAATTGCTGGAGCAAGTGATGGCGGCGGTTCGATTCGGATTCCAGCGTCTTTTAGCGGTTTGATTGGCTTAAAACCAACACGCGGCAGTATGCCAGTTGGACCTGATGGCTGGCGTGGTTGGCAAGGCGCTTCGATCGATTTTGCTTTGACTGTTTCGATGCGCGATACAGAAACGCTGTTCTATCATTTACGCGGAACGGAAAAAGCAGCACCGTATCAAGCACCAAAAGCGGAGTGGAACCATCAATCAGCAGCAGATAAAAAAGTTTTAAAGATTGCCTTTTTAACAGAATCTCCAGTAGAGACACCTGTTTCAAAAGAGGCGATAAAAGCAACACGCAATGCAGCAAAATTTTTAGAGCAACAAGGACATGAAGTAACTGAAATTCCTTATCCAGTAAATGGTCGTCAATTGATCGACAGCTATTATTTGATGAATGGAGCAGAAACAGCTGCCATGTTTGAAGGGATTCAACAAGTCATTCAACGACCTGTTACTAAAACAGATATGGAATTAATGACTTGGGGGATTTACCAATATGGGTTACAGATACCTGCAAGTCAGTATACAAGGTCTTTACAATTATGGGATCAAGCGGCGTATAAAATGGAGCAATTATTTGAAGAATATGATGTATTGTTAACGCCAAGTACTGCGGATACCGCACCTAAAATCGATGCGGAGTTACAAAGTGATCAGATCCGTGAAGATTTAGGACAAGCAGAGGCACTGTCGATTTTACAATTAAAAGATTTAATCTATGATATGTTTGAAAAAAGTTTGACGATCACCCCCTTTACTCAACTTGCAAATCTAACGGGACAACCAGCAATCAGTTTACCTACTCATGTAGCAGAATCAGGGTTACCATTAGGCATTCAATTTATGGCATCAAAAGGGAGAGAAGACATCCTTTTTCAAGTCGGCAAGTTATTCGAACAAGAACAAAAATTCTTATTACCAAACTATTATCGTGAATCATAG
- a CDS encoding DUF2075 domain-containing protein, producing the protein MKKISSPVIREIKYSEKDLSKFEDIICKEEDTNKKILLNYPTVYIINDKNNNEKFSVYIGETADIKRRTIQHLNIDPKKRVEWKKLSTSDTSKMLVIGHDHFNKSLTLDIENRLMLYLSSADKVDSLYNRRMNEQNEYYTSNELDSIFSKVWTGLRKINKDLFPIERIIKDSAIFKASPFHKLTDEQIRAKDFILLRIMEALTREKTGQLILVAGEAGSGKTVLMSSLFYELSQLEQDGDENIIYKDLSSFLLVNHDQQLKVYQQISNKLGITSKKKSNLVSKPTTFINNHSPEEPVDVVIVDEAHLLWTQGKQAYRGKNQLYDLLERAKVVVAVFDPNQVLTTEQFWEAEELAKLQHEAIQNNNYILLTNQLRINSDKQTVEWIRLLIDEQKINVIPQDKKGYDLQIFDSPDELHKAIKEKAKNQNAGISRVIATFDWDYVSKKKPKNEDYWNVKINDWSLPWNLQLPQTKEQKIKNRNLSWAEQEQTIDEVGSTFTIQGFDLNYAGVIIGPSVKYRNNKIIFDRDGSRNKKATQKRKLKDNSKEYFSDTLLKNELNVLLTRGVNGLYIYAVDEELQQALVNAKKEMSENKNESN; encoded by the coding sequence ATGAAAAAAATTTCTTCTCCCGTCATACGTGAGATAAAATACAGTGAGAAGGATTTAAGTAAGTTTGAAGATATAATTTGCAAAGAGGAAGATACTAATAAAAAGATTCTTCTAAACTACCCAACTGTATACATTATCAATGATAAAAACAATAATGAAAAATTTTCTGTTTATATAGGAGAAACTGCCGATATTAAACGTAGAACTATTCAACACCTTAATATTGATCCAAAAAAACGTGTTGAGTGGAAAAAACTTTCAACATCGGATACTTCCAAAATGCTTGTAATTGGTCATGATCATTTTAATAAATCGTTAACATTAGATATAGAGAATCGGTTAATGTTATATTTATCCAGTGCGGATAAAGTTGATTCTCTATATAACCGACGTATGAATGAACAGAATGAGTATTACACATCTAATGAATTAGATTCGATTTTTTCAAAAGTATGGACTGGTTTACGTAAAATCAATAAGGACTTATTTCCAATAGAAAGAATAATTAAAGATTCTGCTATTTTTAAAGCTTCACCTTTTCACAAATTAACAGATGAGCAAATACGTGCAAAAGATTTTATATTATTAAGAATAATGGAAGCATTGACAAGAGAAAAAACGGGACAGTTAATTTTAGTAGCTGGTGAAGCTGGGTCTGGAAAAACTGTTTTAATGAGTAGTTTGTTTTATGAGCTAAGCCAATTAGAACAAGATGGTGATGAGAACATCATTTATAAAGATCTGAGTAGCTTTTTGCTAGTTAATCATGATCAGCAATTAAAAGTATATCAGCAAATTTCAAACAAATTAGGTATTACCTCTAAAAAGAAATCTAACTTAGTTAGTAAACCAACAACATTTATAAATAATCATTCACCAGAAGAACCTGTTGATGTTGTAATTGTTGATGAAGCGCATTTGCTTTGGACTCAAGGCAAACAAGCTTATAGAGGAAAAAATCAACTATATGATTTATTAGAACGTGCCAAAGTTGTAGTTGCAGTTTTTGATCCAAATCAAGTGTTAACGACAGAACAATTTTGGGAAGCTGAAGAGTTAGCCAAATTACAGCATGAAGCGATTCAAAACAATAACTATATTCTTCTTACTAATCAATTAAGAATTAATTCAGATAAACAAACGGTAGAGTGGATTCGATTGTTGATAGATGAACAGAAAATTAATGTCATTCCTCAAGATAAAAAAGGATACGACTTACAAATATTTGACAGTCCTGATGAATTACATAAGGCAATAAAGGAAAAAGCGAAAAATCAAAATGCAGGAATTTCAAGAGTCATTGCAACTTTTGATTGGGATTACGTTAGCAAAAAGAAGCCTAAAAATGAAGATTATTGGAACGTCAAAATTAATGATTGGTCACTTCCATGGAATTTACAGCTTCCTCAAACGAAAGAACAGAAGATAAAAAATAGAAATTTATCATGGGCTGAACAAGAACAGACGATAGATGAAGTTGGCTCAACGTTTACAATTCAAGGATTTGATCTTAACTATGCGGGTGTTATTATCGGACCCTCAGTCAAGTATAGAAATAATAAAATTATTTTTGATAGAGACGGTAGTAGAAATAAGAAAGCTACTCAAAAAAGAAAGTTAAAGGATAATAGCAAAGAATATTTTTCTGATACTCTCCTAAAAAATGAACTTAATGTATTACTGACTAGGGGAGTTAATGGCCTATATATTTATGCAGTTGATGAAGAGTTGCAGCAAGCGTTAGTAAATGCAAAAAAAGAAATGAGTGAAAATAAGAATGAATCAAACTAA
- a CDS encoding DUF1310 family protein, with product MKKKHRVLLVITIIVLIILTIGGKIYLDEKSFNDEMVKVVKSEEAKKVYEKTIKNNDPKAFTADGIIQSYEIDYDTIKHNPMGGIMFNLIINDNKNLYIHVTLDKESDGRLRNSSGGPSSELDDLLNEREATND from the coding sequence ATGAAAAAGAAACATAGAGTTTTGTTAGTTATAACAATTATCGTACTAATAATATTAACGATAGGTGGCAAAATATATCTTGATGAAAAGTCTTTTAACGATGAAATGGTGAAGGTTGTAAAGAGTGAGGAAGCAAAAAAAGTTTACGAAAAAACGATTAAAAATAATGATCCTAAAGCTTTTACAGCAGATGGTATTATTCAATCTTATGAAATAGATTACGATACGATCAAACATAATCCGATGGGAGGAATTATGTTTAATTTAATTATTAATGATAACAAAAATCTATATATACACGTGACTTTAGATAAGGAAAGTGATGGAAGATTACGAAATAGTTCTGGAGGTCCTTCTTCTGAACTAGATGATTTATTGAATGAGAGGGAAGCTACTAATGATTAG
- a CDS encoding SRPBCC family protein — MKHIKKEFLLNCTPEKAWQLVVDRSKYEKWADAFQEGSTYSGEMKLNETISFVDETGNGLVSKVVVFEPEKEIKFTFLGEVTDGKYVEVPGFSEMLEHYLFEPVGNQTKMFVDVAMDDEYYDMMNDLWDKAGTELIKLSN; from the coding sequence ATGAAACATATAAAAAAAGAATTCTTACTTAATTGTACTCCAGAAAAAGCTTGGCAGCTTGTCGTTGATCGTAGCAAATATGAAAAATGGGCTGATGCATTTCAAGAAGGGTCAACCTATTCTGGTGAGATGAAATTGAACGAAACGATTTCATTTGTTGATGAGACAGGGAATGGTCTAGTTTCTAAAGTCGTCGTTTTTGAACCAGAAAAAGAAATCAAATTTACCTTCTTAGGAGAGGTTACAGATGGTAAGTATGTGGAAGTACCTGGATTTTCGGAGATGCTTGAACACTATCTATTTGAGCCTGTGGGCAATCAAACGAAAATGTTCGTGGATGTTGCGATGGATGATGAGTATTATGATATGATGAATGATTTATGGGATAAAGCAGGAACGGAATTGATAAAATTAAGCAATTGA
- a CDS encoding amino acid ABC transporter permease, producing MYIPKIDFQLMIDSIPFLLTGLPYTLGISLVTFLMGNVLGILLTVLGMLPSKVIKGFVRFYISFLRGVPGLVLLFLLYFGLPYQLSALTAACICFSLTSSAFIAEIYRGSIAGVEAGQWDAAYALGLPFGKVMRKIILPQAFRISIPALGNVAMDLLKGTSLAAMITIPDIFQKAKIVGGRTFDYMTMYILVAVIYWLLCVAIGWGQGWLEQHYANRYKNKPEVKV from the coding sequence ATGTATATACCAAAAATCGATTTTCAGTTAATGATTGATTCTATTCCCTTTCTTTTGACTGGTTTGCCGTATACATTAGGCATTAGCTTGGTGACGTTTTTGATGGGGAATGTTTTAGGCATTCTTTTGACTGTCTTAGGGATGTTGCCTTCAAAAGTAATCAAAGGATTTGTACGTTTTTATATTTCTTTTTTACGAGGCGTTCCTGGTTTGGTGTTGTTGTTTCTTTTGTATTTTGGTTTGCCATATCAATTAAGTGCGTTGACTGCAGCCTGTATTTGTTTTAGCTTGACGAGTAGCGCTTTTATTGCTGAAATTTATCGAGGTTCAATCGCAGGCGTTGAAGCAGGGCAGTGGGATGCAGCTTATGCCTTAGGATTACCGTTTGGGAAAGTGATGCGTAAAATTATTTTGCCGCAAGCGTTTCGGATTTCGATCCCAGCGCTAGGGAATGTTGCAATGGATCTGCTAAAGGGAACATCGTTAGCTGCGATGATTACCATTCCCGATATTTTTCAAAAAGCCAAAATCGTCGGAGGGAGAACGTTTGACTATATGACGATGTATATATTAGTGGCAGTGATTTATTGGCTGCTTTGTGTGGCAATCGGTTGGGGGCAAGGGTGGTTAGAGCAACATTATGCTAATCGTTATAAAAACAAGCCTGAAGTGAAAGTGTAA
- a CDS encoding MazG-like family protein, with product MNQTKNSMQKIKAFRDDRNWRQFHNEKDLAISISLESSELLELFQWKTSEEVKASKIERIKEELADVLIYSYMLADNLDFDIDDIIEEKLVKNNIKYPVNKSKGSKKKYTDFN from the coding sequence ATGAATCAAACTAAAAATAGTATGCAAAAGATTAAAGCGTTTCGTGATGATCGTAACTGGCGCCAGTTCCATAATGAGAAAGATTTAGCTATTTCAATTTCACTTGAATCTTCCGAATTGCTAGAATTATTCCAATGGAAAACATCTGAAGAAGTAAAAGCCTCAAAAATTGAAAGAATCAAAGAAGAACTTGCAGATGTGTTGATTTATTCATACATGTTAGCTGATAATCTTGATTTTGACATTGATGACATAATCGAAGAAAAATTGGTCAAGAATAATATTAAATATCCAGTTAACAAAAGTAAAGGTAGCAAAAAAAAGTACACTGATTTTAATTAA
- a CDS encoding alpha/beta hydrolase yields MKKILKFIVGLVLLSFLIPTTAAANENILIIEANNEPDKHLNSASRRILQEQQNDPFEAKTPAEREQLPQKEQEIIDQIEKYLTENSNPNARNFGPVLNKLIASLAFDITVKRENTLFSDLSGLDKIEMTSPWFETVADKSERYITVFDEPTQSNLKLHAYYVDNHSNKTAVVQHGYRSNPMQIMLEAEFLYELGYNVIIPDARSHGKSEGSYITFGAYEKNDINAWIDQELAGKPNQKFLLFGVSMGAATVMMSQEKPHPNVEAVIEDCGYYSIEQQARDVMRLLTSKLQYIPLVNKIDWYNCENELIDALNNEFVKPILKVDLFSIAPLDAVSKSNVPKLFIHGTADWFIPPVAKDKLYTASLGYKEQLAIPDAGHGVNLKVGGTLYKEKVQSFLASVNEMKSLRPQLAEDTNLLLNTEFKRNAAQTSFDAWQLSNNGNTFHSITESNPYEFVLKKYKKEIISALSTDQNGLKFYKKWKNSAAYVRQEVDLIKGQPYELSFDAYNPNPKEYSQQVIKYGFGQRLTQETQTAKNKINKKMIYTPQANESQNITLGSEMTHYSLLGRTSTVMYLSNVKLINADKTAPDLVKINEVTTTPSETLIKGQGEPETMIQLVFATHEVLLEVSTDHNGYFSLAIPKQESGTILHLLNKDIKGNTSASVVLVSN; encoded by the coding sequence AAAAAATCTTAAAATTTATTGTTGGATTGGTTTTACTCAGTTTTTTAATACCAACTACTGCAGCTGCTAACGAAAATATTCTAATTATCGAGGCTAACAACGAACCCGATAAACATTTGAATTCTGCTAGTAGAAGGATTCTTCAAGAACAACAAAATGACCCTTTTGAAGCGAAAACTCCAGCCGAAAGAGAACAGTTACCACAAAAAGAACAGGAAATCATTGATCAGATTGAAAAGTATCTAACAGAAAATTCTAATCCAAATGCACGTAATTTTGGCCCAGTGTTAAATAAGTTGATTGCTTCTTTAGCTTTCGATATCACTGTAAAAAGAGAAAACACACTTTTTTCTGACTTATCTGGATTGGATAAAATAGAGATGACCAGCCCTTGGTTTGAAACAGTTGCTGATAAAAGTGAGCGCTATATCACTGTTTTTGATGAACCGACCCAGTCGAATTTAAAACTTCACGCTTATTATGTAGACAATCACTCCAACAAAACAGCTGTGGTCCAGCATGGGTACCGTTCTAATCCAATGCAGATCATGTTAGAAGCGGAATTTCTTTATGAGCTAGGCTACAATGTCATTATTCCAGATGCACGCTCACATGGAAAAAGTGAAGGTAGCTATATCACATTTGGTGCTTATGAAAAAAATGATATAAACGCTTGGATCGATCAAGAACTTGCGGGAAAACCGAATCAAAAATTCTTATTATTCGGTGTTTCCATGGGTGCGGCAACTGTTATGATGTCTCAAGAGAAACCACATCCTAATGTAGAGGCTGTCATTGAAGATTGCGGTTACTACTCAATCGAACAACAAGCACGAGATGTTATGCGTCTACTTACCTCAAAACTGCAATACATTCCTTTGGTTAATAAAATCGATTGGTATAATTGCGAAAATGAATTGATCGATGCTCTGAATAATGAATTTGTAAAACCCATTCTAAAAGTCGATTTATTTTCTATTGCACCTCTTGATGCAGTTTCTAAATCAAACGTACCTAAGCTATTTATTCATGGTACAGCTGATTGGTTTATTCCTCCAGTTGCCAAAGACAAATTATATACAGCCTCTTTAGGGTACAAAGAACAGTTGGCAATTCCAGATGCAGGACATGGCGTGAATTTAAAAGTTGGCGGCACTCTTTACAAAGAAAAAGTCCAGTCCTTTTTAGCTAGCGTTAATGAAATGAAGTCATTACGTCCCCAACTAGCTGAAGATACAAATTTACTCCTTAATACCGAATTTAAGCGCAACGCAGCCCAAACTAGTTTTGATGCTTGGCAACTAAGCAATAATGGAAATACCTTTCATTCGATTACAGAGTCTAATCCTTATGAATTTGTCTTAAAAAAATATAAAAAAGAAATTATCTCCGCTCTTTCTACAGATCAGAATGGCTTAAAATTCTACAAAAAGTGGAAAAACTCAGCAGCTTATGTTCGACAAGAAGTAGACTTGATAAAGGGCCAACCATATGAGCTAAGTTTTGACGCTTATAATCCAAATCCAAAAGAATATAGTCAACAAGTCATAAAATACGGATTTGGGCAACGCTTGACGCAAGAAACGCAAACAGCTAAAAATAAAATCAATAAAAAAATGATCTACACGCCTCAAGCAAACGAATCGCAAAACATCACATTAGGCTCCGAGATGACACACTATAGCCTACTTGGTCGCACAAGTACTGTGATGTATTTATCAAATGTAAAATTAATAAATGCAGATAAAACAGCCCCAGACCTAGTCAAAATAAATGAAGTCACGACTACGCCAAGCGAGACACTTATTAAAGGTCAAGGTGAACCTGAAACAATGATTCAACTTGTTTTTGCTACTCACGAAGTGCTCTTAGAAGTTTCTACAGATCACAACGGCTACTTTAGTTTAGCCATTCCAAAGCAAGAATCAGGCACCATTTTACACTTGCTCAATAAAGATATTAAAGGAAATACAAGTGCCTCCGTTGTCTTAGTTTCAAATTAA
- a CDS encoding DUF1310 family protein, with product MTEAIIHSYKSVEHNPMGGIMLDLIINNNKSLNIAVILEKENEINTLRNGAGGASPKLSQLLEGIEDF from the coding sequence ATAACAGAAGCTATTATTCATTCTTATAAAAGTGTTGAGCATAACCCGATGGGAGGAATAATGCTTGATTTAATTATTAATAATAATAAGTCTCTAAACATAGCCGTTATTCTAGAAAAAGAGAATGAAATAAACACATTAAGAAATGGAGCGGGTGGAGCTTCTCCTAAGTTGAGTCAACTGTTAGAGGGCATAGAAGATTTTTAG